Proteins encoded by one window of Clostridium cagae:
- the fliQ gene encoding flagellar biosynthesis protein FliQ, with protein sequence MSQALLNGVVKDTIIVAAKLAAPILLVVLIVGLLISIIQATTQIQEQTLTFVPKLIAGAIVGIFLGSWMLQTLMSFTTRIFELITKVTA encoded by the coding sequence ATGAGTCAAGCTTTATTAAATGGTGTTGTTAAAGATACTATAATAGTTGCGGCAAAACTGGCAGCTCCAATACTACTTGTAGTATTAATTGTTGGATTGCTTATAAGTATTATACAAGCAACAACCCAAATTCAAGAACAAACTTTAACTTTTGTTCCTAAATTAATTGCTGGAGCTATTGTTGGAATATTTTTAGGAAGCTGGATGCTTCAAACCTTAATGTCTTTTACAACAAGAATATTTGAACTAATTACAAAAGTTACAGCGTAA